GCCAGGATAACGAAGCCGCCGCCGATATAGAACGGGGCCTGGAAATCGAACCACTCGGCGAATTTGACCGCGTAATACGGAGCAAGCGCGCCGCCGATGAACCGAAGGAAGCTGTAAGCCGCGGATGCGGTTGGACGTTCGACCGGAGCGGCGTTCATAACGGCCGTCGTGATAAGAGTATTATTGTTTCCGAGGAAGGCACCCGCAAGAATAACCATGCAGATGACGACCGCTTTTTCCGTTGTCCAGTAGCCCATCGCAAACAAGGTGCAAGCGAAAAGAACAAGCTGGATGCACATCGATTTGATTGTGCCCGAACGCCTTTGCAGCTTAGGAGCCATAAAGACGGAAGTGAATGCCAGCAGGAGACCCCAGCCTAGAAAGACATAGCCAAGTCCGTGAACATCCAGATGATGCAGATGGCCAAGAACCAGCGCGGCATACACGAGAAGGGTGAAGAACCCGAAGTTGTACAGCGCCGCGGAAAGGCCAAAGATCAGAAGGGCGCGATGCTTCAAGGCACGGAACGGATCGAGAATGGAAGCTTTCTTTTTCACCGCTGTAACCGAAGGAGTCTTTGGCTTCGGCATCATGAAGGTGATCAGGCAGAACGCTACAATCATGAGGCAGGCAACGCCGTAGAACGGACTGCGCCAAGAGATGGCGCCTAGCTCGCCGCCAAGCAGCGGACCAACGGAAATGCCAAGGCCTATGGCAACCTCAAACAAAATAATAGATTTGGCAACGCCAACGCGGGACAAGGAAACAATGGCAGACAGCGCGGTTGCTACAAAAAACGCATTGCCGAGACCCCAGCCGGCGCGCAGCCATACGATGGACATAACATTGTCAACGCTTCCGGCAAGCGCGGAAAAGATGGCGATAAGGACGATGCCGGTGAGCAGCATTTTTTTTGTGCCAAGCTTAGAGGAAAGGACGCCGGTTACTAACATGGCAACGGCCATGACGGCATTATAGCTCGTAAATAGAAGAGTAAGATCACTGTCCGACGCGTGAAGCTGATCCTTCATCATCGGCAGAATCGGGTCAACCAGGCCAAGACCCATAAAGGCAATAATACTAGCGAATGCTATCGCCCATACGGCGATCGGCTGGTTGAACATGGACCCGGCGGGTTTAAGCGGAGCCGCGGTAGCTGCTGCTTTAGCAGTTGAAGACATAATTGGCGTTATCCCTCTCTTTACATAAAATGGTTTAGTCTCTTGAAACAGAATCAGCAAACGAACCCATCGTACCGTCACATTAATCTTTACGTCAACGTTAACTTTGTGCTAATTCCTAGCCGAAGAAATAGTTTTAATTATTTTTAGAAATTGAAATATCTGCTGTCACAAATAAAGAGCTCTCCACGTTCTATTTGCAAAAGAACAAAAAGGAGAGATCATCTATGAAAGAATGGACTGTGGTTGTCGCTGGCGGCGGGTATGCGGGAATTCATGCGGTAAAAGCGGTTTGGAAGCAGTATGGCGCTCATGCGGAAGGACGGAAGCTTCGCCTTCTATTATTGGATCCGAATTCTTATCATCTGCGCAAGGTGCTCTTGTTCAAGCCGGCGGTAGGGGCTGACCCGATCACGGTGCCCTGGCAGCAAATTTTGCCGGAAACGGCCGAACACGTGCAAGGAAAAGCACGGCATGTAGATGCGGATGCAAAGGTGCTCGAGTATGAGGATGCGGAAGGCAAATTCGTACGGCTCGCCTACGACACGTTGGTTGTTGCGATTGGCAGCGTTGCCCGCGAGACGGAGTCCGCGCTTGGAGGCATTGCCCTTACGGGTATGGAGTCGGCTGTCCGAATCAGGGAAGCGTGGAGCTATAATATGCAGGCTGCAAGGGTGGAAAACAACGCGGGGGAACACCGTCGCCTGCTCACGGCAGCCGTTGCCGGAGCGGGAATAACCGGCATTGAGACAGCATCGGAGTTAGCGTACGCCATGAGAGAAGAAGCTGCCAGGCAGGGACTTAACCCCGAAGAAATCCGGGTTCATCTGTTGAATGCCCAGGACCGTTTGTTTCAGGAAGGATCGGTGAAGGCAAGCCGCAAGCTGGAGGAGGAGCTGGCGAAATGCGGCGTATCCGTGCATCATCGCAGCAAAGCGGTACGCGAGGAGAATGGCAGTCTATTGCTCTCAAGCGGTGGAGCTCTGCAGGTTAGCCTTACGGTATGGACACTTGGACTTGTTCCAAATCCGGCCATTCGCAGCTTCGGTCTGCCGGTAACGAAGGACGGCAGGCTTATCGTGGACGAATGCTATCGCGTGAAGGATGCCCGTGGCGTGTATGCCATTGGGGACTGCGCGTTTATCGTGGACCCGGATAATGGGGAAGCCGCCCGAATGACCTGTAAAGAGGCGATTCCGCAGGCTCAGCGATTAGGCAAAATCATTGC
This region of Paenibacillus sp. JDR-2 genomic DNA includes:
- a CDS encoding MFS transporter, producing the protein MSSTAKAAATAAPLKPAGSMFNQPIAVWAIAFASIIAFMGLGLVDPILPMMKDQLHASDSDLTLLFTSYNAVMAVAMLVTGVLSSKLGTKKMLLTGIVLIAIFSALAGSVDNVMSIVWLRAGWGLGNAFFVATALSAIVSLSRVGVAKSIILFEVAIGLGISVGPLLGGELGAISWRSPFYGVACLMIVAFCLITFMMPKPKTPSVTAVKKKASILDPFRALKHRALLIFGLSAALYNFGFFTLLVYAALVLGHLHHLDVHGLGYVFLGWGLLLAFTSVFMAPKLQRRSGTIKSMCIQLVLFACTLFAMGYWTTEKAVVICMVILAGAFLGNNNTLITTAVMNAAPVERPTASAAYSFLRFIGGALAPYYAVKFAEWFDFQAPFYIGGGFVILAVILIALNHKHLKHVDHAEAH
- a CDS encoding NAD(P)/FAD-dependent oxidoreductase is translated as MKEWTVVVAGGGYAGIHAVKAVWKQYGAHAEGRKLRLLLLDPNSYHLRKVLLFKPAVGADPITVPWQQILPETAEHVQGKARHVDADAKVLEYEDAEGKFVRLAYDTLVVAIGSVARETESALGGIALTGMESAVRIREAWSYNMQAARVENNAGEHRRLLTAAVAGAGITGIETASELAYAMREEAARQGLNPEEIRVHLLNAQDRLFQEGSVKASRKLEEELAKCGVSVHHRSKAVREENGSLLLSSGGALQVSLTVWTLGLVPNPAIRSFGLPVTKDGRLIVDECYRVKDARGVYAIGDCAFIVDPDNGEAARMTCKEAIPQAQRLGKIIAADKNGSQAPRHKQVMDGFTIGLGPGRGMTWTRKWGLDIIISGSLSYKIKRFVWDYASMLKS